A DNA window from Actinomadura luzonensis contains the following coding sequences:
- a CDS encoding helix-turn-helix transcriptional regulator has translation MNPDALRGHMDALLLSVLEREPLHGYAIIEALQERSGGALSVPTGTVYPALRRLERIGHLSSEWATVGGRKRRTYRLTESGRKQLEGERSAWREFAAVIGGVLRPET, from the coding sequence ATGAATCCGGACGCGCTGCGCGGGCACATGGACGCGCTGCTGCTCTCAGTGCTGGAGCGGGAGCCGCTGCACGGCTACGCCATCATCGAGGCGCTGCAGGAACGCAGCGGGGGCGCGCTCAGCGTGCCGACGGGCACGGTCTACCCGGCGCTGCGCAGGCTGGAGCGCATCGGCCACCTGTCGAGCGAGTGGGCGACCGTGGGCGGGCGCAAGCGCCGCACCTACCGGCTGACGGAGTCGGGCAGGAAGCAGCTCGAAGGGGAGCGGTCGGCCTGGCGCGAGTTCGCCGCCGTGATCGGCGGCGTGCTGCGGCCCGAGACCTGA
- a CDS encoding permease prefix domain 1-containing protein, producing MRIDDYVAELDRALAGPPGPKRDLVVEARDSLTDTADALEAEGLPRAEAERAAVTEFGPVAEVAPGYQAELTCAAGRRLGVLLFISVPVTVLMWSVLWRIYPATETSWLRQPHWYGPVSRLLDAVQLGVGLYGGLVLLALGRGARWIRRPRLLTRSLALVVWASLPVTAGLGLLLTYGADHPNTLAALPALLANLVTAALWGVQMYGASRCLRLTRTTVVPC from the coding sequence ATGCGCATCGACGACTACGTGGCCGAGCTGGACCGCGCTCTCGCCGGCCCGCCCGGGCCCAAGCGGGACCTCGTCGTCGAGGCGCGCGACAGCCTGACCGACACCGCCGACGCCCTGGAGGCCGAGGGCCTGCCCCGGGCCGAGGCGGAGCGGGCGGCGGTGACCGAGTTCGGCCCGGTCGCCGAGGTCGCGCCGGGCTACCAGGCCGAGCTGACCTGCGCCGCGGGACGCCGGCTCGGCGTGCTGCTGTTCATCAGCGTGCCCGTCACGGTGCTCATGTGGTCGGTGCTGTGGCGCATCTACCCGGCGACGGAGACGTCCTGGCTGCGCCAGCCCCACTGGTACGGCCCGGTCTCCCGGCTGCTCGACGCCGTCCAGCTCGGCGTCGGCCTCTACGGCGGGCTGGTGCTGCTCGCGCTCGGCCGGGGCGCCCGCTGGATCCGCCGCCCCCGCCTGCTCACCCGGTCGCTGGCGCTGGTCGTCTGGGCCTCGCTGCCGGTCACGGCCGGGCTCGGCCTGCTGCTCACCTACGGCGCCGACCACCCCAACACGCTCGCGGCGCTGCCCGCGCTGCTGGCCAACCTGGTGACCGCCGCGCTGTGGGGCGTCCAGATGTACGGGGCGTCGCGCTGCCTGCGCCTCACGCGCACAACGGTCGTCCCCTGCTGA
- a CDS encoding VOC family protein yields the protein MLISSIDTVTVPVADQERALEFYAGVLGFEVRADNPFPMGRWLTVAPKGAATALLLASWFPDMAPIGGLVVAAPDLDALAARLREHGLAADGPSDQPWGRQLLFHDPFGNGFVASQA from the coding sequence ATGCTGATTTCCTCCATCGACACCGTCACCGTGCCCGTCGCCGACCAGGAGCGCGCGCTGGAGTTCTACGCCGGCGTGCTCGGGTTCGAGGTGCGCGCCGACAACCCGTTCCCCATGGGCCGCTGGCTCACCGTCGCCCCGAAGGGCGCCGCCACCGCGCTCCTGCTCGCCTCCTGGTTCCCGGACATGGCCCCGATCGGCGGCCTCGTCGTGGCCGCGCCCGACCTCGACGCGCTCGCCGCCCGGCTGCGCGAGCACGGCCTCGCCGCCGACGGCCCGAGCGACCAGCCCTGGGGACGGCAGCTGCTCTTCCACGACCCCTTCGGCAACGGCTTCGTCGCCTCGCAGGCATGA
- a CDS encoding ArsR/SmtB family transcription factor: protein MSADHVFAALASPARRELLRLLLEEGGQPAGRLAERFDMSRPSVSEHLKVLKDAGLVAETRKGRERRYRLEPAPLMEVRDWLSPYERFWRERLSALNTLLDEMEELDEMEDDADAGPEEDR, encoded by the coding sequence ATGAGCGCCGACCACGTCTTCGCCGCTCTGGCCAGCCCCGCCCGGCGCGAGCTGCTGCGCCTGCTGCTGGAGGAGGGCGGCCAGCCCGCCGGCCGGCTGGCCGAGCGGTTCGACATGAGCAGGCCCAGCGTGTCGGAGCACCTGAAGGTGCTCAAGGACGCCGGGCTGGTGGCCGAGACCCGCAAGGGCAGGGAGCGGCGCTACCGGCTGGAGCCGGCGCCGCTCATGGAGGTCCGCGACTGGCTCAGCCCCTACGAACGCTTCTGGCGCGAGCGCCTGAGCGCACTGAACACCCTGCTGGACGAGATGGAGGAGCTGGACGAGATGGAGGACGACGCCGATGCCGGCCCGGAGGAAGACCGATGA
- a CDS encoding SRPBCC family protein has protein sequence MPARRKTDEDLRAIRLDQFVAHPPAKVWRALTEPDLIAKWLMPGDFKPEVGHRFTFTTTPRKAVGFDGVVHCEVLELEPERLVKLSWSDGGRADWTVTWRLEPEGRGTRLFLDHEGFDPDDELQQMSRRIMGGGWRSMPDRIAEVAATL, from the coding sequence ATGCCGGCCCGGAGGAAGACCGATGAGGACCTGCGCGCGATCAGGCTCGACCAGTTCGTCGCGCACCCGCCCGCCAAGGTCTGGCGGGCGCTGACCGAGCCCGACCTGATCGCCAAGTGGCTGATGCCGGGCGACTTCAAGCCGGAGGTCGGGCACCGCTTCACCTTCACCACCACCCCGAGGAAGGCCGTCGGCTTCGACGGCGTCGTGCACTGCGAGGTGCTGGAGCTGGAGCCGGAGCGGCTGGTCAAGCTGAGCTGGAGCGACGGCGGGCGGGCCGACTGGACCGTCACCTGGCGCCTGGAGCCCGAGGGCCGGGGCACCCGGCTCTTCCTCGACCACGAGGGCTTCGACCCGGACGACGAGCTGCAGCAGATGTCGCGCCGGATCATGGGCGGCGGCTGGCGCTCCATGCCGGACCGGATCGCCGAGGTCGCCGCGACGCTCTGA
- a CDS encoding pentapeptide repeat-containing protein: MDWVTCAYSAACTGIANRPSGLCLAHLSPEQLAEALACLAPGRLLDLRGTTITSDLLARVLEAAGGRPGRTRLDRARFTGDVRLSGVTFTGDVSLDEARFDRLASFFGARFDGNVSLAGARFTRELSFHGVAVRGHVSLDRAVMSRDALFSQAVFGRGLSCERARFDGYATFDGARLGDGAAFRGARFGRTLSFRKVSGTAGFEAAHFAADAYLSATARLSLARARADGLLDVSVARCGLDLRGVEVTGATAVKLTDSSADLEGAVLRGPAVVSGRGRSGLSSLRQVDAADLALHGLDLSACRFAGLTHPSGVRVKDCTFALTPRGVRVSLRWPVLRWFSRRSALADEYDRYAGPGGDGGPAPGRAGVTPDNLAVLYAGLRPSDRATSADFAFAAMEMRRRAGHHWWLPVSWLLFGYGLRLGRTVGWFATLAAIAAVAVLWTSTGHAAVVHR, encoded by the coding sequence ATGGACTGGGTCACCTGCGCGTATTCGGCTGCCTGCACCGGAATCGCTAACCGGCCGTCCGGCCTCTGCCTCGCCCACCTGTCACCGGAACAACTGGCCGAGGCGCTCGCCTGCCTGGCTCCCGGCCGCCTGCTCGACCTGCGCGGCACGACGATCACCAGCGACCTGCTGGCCAGGGTCCTGGAGGCCGCCGGCGGCCGGCCGGGGCGCACCCGGCTGGACCGGGCCAGGTTCACCGGCGACGTCCGCCTGTCGGGCGTCACCTTCACCGGCGACGTCTCGCTCGACGAGGCCAGGTTCGACCGGCTGGCCTCGTTCTTCGGCGCCCGCTTCGACGGCAACGTCTCGCTGGCCGGGGCCCGCTTCACCCGCGAGCTGTCCTTCCACGGGGTCGCCGTGCGCGGCCACGTCTCGCTCGACCGGGCCGTCATGTCCAGGGACGCGCTGTTCAGCCAGGCCGTCTTCGGGCGCGGGCTGTCGTGCGAGCGGGCCAGGTTCGACGGCTACGCCACCTTCGACGGCGCCCGGCTCGGCGACGGGGCGGCCTTCCGCGGCGCGCGCTTCGGCCGCACCCTGTCCTTCCGCAAGGTCAGCGGCACGGCCGGGTTCGAGGCGGCGCACTTCGCGGCCGACGCGTACCTGTCGGCCACCGCGCGGCTGTCGCTGGCCCGCGCCCGCGCCGACGGCCTGCTGGACGTGTCGGTGGCGCGCTGCGGCCTCGACCTGCGCGGCGTGGAGGTCACCGGCGCCACCGCGGTCAAGCTGACCGACTCCTCGGCCGACCTGGAGGGCGCGGTGCTGCGCGGCCCGGCCGTGGTGAGCGGCCGGGGCCGGTCGGGGCTCAGCTCGCTGCGCCAGGTGGACGCCGCCGACCTGGCGCTGCACGGGCTGGACCTGTCGGCGTGCCGCTTCGCCGGGCTCACCCACCCGTCGGGTGTCCGGGTCAAGGACTGCACGTTCGCGCTCACGCCGCGCGGGGTGCGGGTGAGCCTGCGCTGGCCGGTGCTGCGCTGGTTCTCCCGGCGCAGCGCCCTCGCCGACGAGTACGACCGGTACGCCGGGCCTGGCGGGGACGGCGGGCCCGCCCCCGGCAGGGCCGGCGTCACGCCCGACAACCTGGCCGTGCTCTACGCCGGCCTGCGGCCCAGCGACCGGGCCACCTCCGCCGACTTCGCCTTCGCCGCGATGGAGATGCGCCGCCGGGCCGGTCACCACTGGTGGCTGCCGGTGTCGTGGCTGCTGTTCGGCTACGGCCTGCGCCTCGGGCGCACGGTCGGCTGGTTCGCCACGCTGGCCGCCATCGCCGCGGTCGCCGTGTTGTGGACGTCGACCGGTCACGCCGCGGTGGTCCACCGGTAG
- the trxA gene encoding thioredoxin — MATIEVTEKNFNDIADKGIVLLDFWATWCPPCRKFGPIFEQASEQHSDITFGKIDTDAEQALAQGFDITSIPTLMAIRDGIVVFAQAGAIPAPALEDLIRQVRALDMDAIRAELSEELKKAEQN, encoded by the coding sequence GTGGCGACCATCGAAGTAACCGAGAAGAACTTCAACGACATCGCCGACAAGGGGATCGTGCTGCTCGACTTCTGGGCGACCTGGTGCCCGCCGTGCAGGAAGTTCGGGCCGATCTTCGAGCAGGCCTCCGAGCAGCACTCCGACATCACGTTCGGCAAGATCGACACCGACGCCGAGCAGGCGCTCGCGCAGGGTTTCGACATCACCTCGATCCCCACGCTCATGGCCATCCGTGACGGCATCGTGGTCTTCGCCCAGGCCGGCGCCATCCCGGCCCCGGCGCTGGAGGACCTCATCCGGCAGGTCCGCGCCCTTGACATGGACGCCATCCGGGCCGAGCTCAGCGAGGAGCTGAAGAAGGCCGAGCAGAACTGA
- a CDS encoding SAM-dependent methyltransferase: protein MDSAPEGVDPNVPNVARMYDYYLDGKDNFAADRAAAEQILKNFPHTKEGARANRAFLRRAVRHLVDQGVRQIVDLGAGLPTQGNTHEIAPEARVVYVDYDSVVCVHGRALLARKDNVDFLQADVREADALLDKLAGLVDFKQPVAFLALAILHFIPDEPAYDVVAKLREASVPGSHLVISHAVDATPDTTEQALEIYRKATAALNLRDRDGVLRFFEGYELVEPGLTYPAGWRPDDPMAPGNGVDFGYVGVGRKP, encoded by the coding sequence GTGGACAGTGCCCCGGAGGGGGTGGACCCCAACGTCCCCAACGTCGCGCGCATGTACGACTACTACCTCGACGGCAAGGACAACTTCGCGGCGGACCGGGCGGCCGCGGAACAGATCCTGAAGAACTTCCCGCACACCAAGGAGGGGGCCCGCGCCAACCGGGCGTTCCTGCGCCGCGCGGTCCGTCATCTCGTGGACCAGGGCGTGCGGCAGATCGTCGACCTGGGCGCCGGCCTGCCCACCCAGGGCAACACCCATGAGATCGCCCCCGAGGCCCGCGTCGTCTACGTGGACTACGACTCGGTCGTGTGCGTGCACGGGCGGGCGCTGCTGGCCAGGAAGGACAACGTCGACTTCCTCCAGGCCGACGTGCGCGAGGCCGACGCGCTGCTCGACAAGCTCGCCGGGCTGGTCGACTTCAAGCAGCCAGTGGCGTTCCTGGCGCTGGCGATCCTGCACTTCATCCCCGACGAGCCGGCCTACGACGTGGTGGCGAAGCTGCGCGAGGCGAGCGTCCCGGGCAGCCACCTGGTGATCAGCCACGCCGTGGACGCCACGCCGGACACCACGGAGCAGGCGCTGGAGATCTACCGCAAGGCCACGGCCGCGCTCAACCTGCGCGACCGCGACGGCGTCCTGCGCTTCTTCGAAGGTTACGAGCTGGTCGAGCCGGGGCTGACGTACCCGGCGGGCTGGCGTCCCGACGACCCGATGGCGCCGGGCAACGGCGTCGACTTCGGCTACGTGGGCGTCGGCCGCAAGCCCTGA
- a CDS encoding class II 3-deoxy-7-phosphoheptulonate synthase, producing the protein MSSNLLDLDSWRALPAAQQPDWPDRSELDKVVAELGGLPPLVFAGECDQLKDQLAAVARGEAFVLQGGDCAETFSGATADNVRNKLKTLLQMAIVLTYAGKVPVVKIGRVAGQFAKPRSKPTEVRDGVELPAYRGDMVNGFDFTAESRRPDPWRLLKAYHSSAVTLNLARAFTKGGYADLRQVHAWNQDFVAGSPAGRRYEQLAREIDQALAFMRACGADPEEFHTVEFYSSHEALILDYDRALTRIDSRTGLPYDVSAHMVWIGERTRQLDGAHVDFFARIRNPIGVKLGPTTTPQEALALVERLNPANEPGRLTFITRMGATKIREHLPALVKEVTAAGAQVAWICDPMHGNTFEAPSGHKTRRLDDVLDEVAGFFEVHRSLGTHPGGIHIEFTGDDVTECVGGGHGIVETDLATRYETACDPRLNRSQSLDLAFRVAELYRG; encoded by the coding sequence GTGAGCAGCAATCTACTGGATCTCGATTCCTGGCGAGCCCTCCCCGCGGCCCAGCAGCCCGACTGGCCCGATCGCAGCGAGCTCGACAAGGTCGTCGCCGAGCTCGGCGGCCTGCCTCCCTTGGTGTTCGCCGGCGAGTGCGACCAGCTGAAGGACCAGCTGGCCGCCGTCGCCCGCGGCGAGGCGTTCGTCCTGCAGGGCGGCGACTGCGCCGAGACCTTCTCCGGCGCGACCGCCGACAACGTCCGCAACAAGCTGAAGACGTTGCTGCAGATGGCGATCGTGCTGACCTACGCGGGCAAGGTGCCGGTCGTCAAGATCGGCCGCGTGGCCGGGCAGTTCGCCAAGCCGCGCTCCAAGCCGACGGAGGTGCGCGACGGCGTCGAGCTGCCCGCCTACCGCGGCGACATGGTCAACGGCTTCGACTTCACCGCCGAGTCCCGCAGGCCCGATCCGTGGCGGCTGCTCAAGGCGTACCACTCCTCGGCCGTGACGCTCAACCTGGCGCGCGCCTTCACCAAGGGCGGCTACGCCGACCTGCGGCAGGTGCACGCCTGGAACCAGGACTTCGTGGCCGGCTCGCCGGCCGGCCGCCGCTACGAGCAGCTGGCCAGGGAGATCGACCAGGCGCTGGCCTTCATGCGGGCCTGCGGGGCCGACCCGGAGGAGTTCCACACGGTCGAGTTCTACTCCTCGCACGAGGCGCTGATCCTCGACTACGACCGGGCGCTCACCCGCATCGACTCGCGCACGGGGCTGCCGTACGACGTGTCGGCGCACATGGTCTGGATCGGCGAGCGCACCCGGCAGCTCGACGGCGCGCACGTCGACTTCTTCGCCCGCATCCGCAACCCCATCGGCGTCAAGCTCGGGCCGACGACGACGCCGCAGGAGGCCCTGGCGCTGGTCGAGCGGCTCAACCCGGCCAACGAGCCGGGGCGGCTCACGTTCATCACCCGGATGGGCGCCACCAAGATCCGCGAGCACCTGCCCGCGCTGGTCAAGGAGGTCACGGCGGCCGGGGCGCAGGTGGCGTGGATCTGCGACCCGATGCACGGCAACACGTTCGAGGCGCCGAGCGGGCACAAGACGCGGCGGCTCGACGACGTGCTCGACGAGGTGGCGGGCTTCTTCGAGGTGCACCGCTCGCTCGGCACCCACCCGGGCGGCATCCACATCGAGTTCACCGGCGACGACGTCACCGAGTGCGTGGGCGGTGGCCACGGCATCGTCGAGACCGACCTCGCCACCCGCTACGAGACGGCCTGCGACCCCCGCCTCAACCGCAGCCAGTCCCTCGACCTCGCCTTCCGCGTCGCGGAGCTCTACCGCGGCTGA
- a CDS encoding FAD-dependent oxidoreductase codes for MTCVIAGGGPAGAMLALLLARAGVPVTLLEKHADFLRDFRGDTIHPSTLRVLDELGLAGELLKLPHRKVRDLGLRTDQGTIRLASLRRLPPPYDYIAFVPQWDFLNIVTSAAARYPGFRLLMRAEAYDLIREGGAVRGLRYRDDSGEHELRADLTVAADGRHSALRRRAGLAPKELGAPMDVVWFRLPFADGDPEDTFLRVSPGHMMVGINRVDYWQLAYLIPKGGYDRLTAAGIEALRRPVARLLPFLAGRVGQLQGYDDVSVLTVAVDRLRRWHRPGFLCIGDAAHAMSPVFGVGINLAVQDAVATANLLAAPLRAGAPIPESLLHRLQRRRMPATVITQTAQRVAQRLLIRRALGGRFDASALPRDVTRVPLLNRLAPRLVGMGVRPEHVETPEVAPAPGER; via the coding sequence ATGACATGCGTGATAGCGGGCGGCGGCCCGGCGGGCGCGATGCTCGCCCTGCTGCTGGCCAGAGCGGGCGTGCCGGTCACGCTCCTGGAGAAGCACGCCGACTTCCTGCGGGACTTCCGCGGCGACACGATCCACCCCTCGACCCTGCGCGTGCTCGACGAGCTGGGGCTCGCCGGCGAGCTGCTGAAACTGCCCCACCGCAAGGTGCGCGACCTCGGGCTGCGCACCGACCAGGGCACGATCAGGCTGGCGTCCCTGCGCCGGCTGCCGCCGCCCTACGACTACATCGCCTTCGTCCCGCAGTGGGACTTCCTGAACATCGTCACGTCGGCGGCCGCCCGCTACCCCGGCTTCCGGCTGCTGATGCGGGCCGAGGCGTACGACCTGATCCGCGAGGGCGGCGCGGTGCGCGGGCTGCGCTACCGCGACGACTCCGGCGAGCACGAGCTGCGCGCCGACCTGACGGTGGCCGCCGACGGCCGGCACTCGGCGCTGCGCCGCCGGGCCGGCCTGGCCCCCAAGGAGCTGGGCGCGCCGATGGACGTGGTGTGGTTCCGGCTGCCCTTCGCGGACGGCGACCCCGAGGACACGTTCCTGCGCGTCTCCCCCGGCCACATGATGGTCGGCATCAACCGGGTCGACTACTGGCAGCTCGCCTACCTCATCCCTAAGGGCGGCTACGACCGGCTGACGGCCGCCGGCATCGAGGCGCTGCGCCGGCCCGTCGCGCGGCTGCTGCCCTTCCTCGCCGGCCGCGTCGGGCAGCTCCAGGGCTACGACGACGTCAGCGTGCTCACCGTGGCCGTCGACCGGCTGCGCCGCTGGCACCGGCCCGGCTTCCTGTGCATCGGCGACGCCGCGCACGCGATGTCGCCGGTGTTCGGGGTCGGGATCAACCTCGCCGTCCAGGACGCGGTGGCCACCGCCAACCTGCTCGCCGCCCCGCTGAGGGCCGGCGCGCCGATCCCCGAGTCGCTGCTGCACCGGCTGCAGCGGCGGCGCATGCCGGCCACGGTGATCACGCAGACGGCCCAGCGGGTGGCCCAGCGCCTGCTCATCAGGCGGGCCCTGGGCGGCCGGTTCGACGCCTCCGCCCTGCCGCGCGACGTGACGCGGGTGCCGCTGCTCAACCGGCTGGCGCCGCGCCTGGTCGGGATGGGGGTGCGGCCCGAGCACGTGGAGACCCCGGAGGTCGCGCCCGCGCCCGGCGAACGCTGA
- a CDS encoding anti-sigma factor translates to MNDDLHALSGPYAVHALPYGEWVLFEEHLRGCGTCGTEVRRLRETAARLAEAVAAPPPPPLRTRLLTAAYRRRPWPPGLHATPGTPSRPAPRPVPGPDTSPDASPDASPDTGQGEARAEAREPGDADAATVVELPRTAVMARAPQGAAAPRVEGTAGAAGAVRARGRAYRAVAGLAAACAAVAVGLGALALDARRDAAGLAAVNHRLSDANDRLIAANDRLSAVNERLTGVNDRLGAAGRQVVAVLSAPDARTVRHPATSGGTATLVLSRSAARLLFTTSGLPELPASKGYELWLTGRDGPRPAGLLGRAEEGVTAPVVVTPRPGEARVALTVEPARGSRRPTTAPVLLADLPGA, encoded by the coding sequence ATGAACGACGACCTCCACGCCCTCTCCGGCCCCTACGCCGTGCACGCGCTGCCGTACGGGGAGTGGGTGCTGTTCGAGGAGCACCTGCGCGGCTGCGGGACGTGCGGGACGGAGGTGCGGCGGCTGCGGGAGACGGCCGCGCGGCTGGCGGAGGCGGTGGCCGCGCCGCCGCCCCCGCCGCTGCGGACCCGCCTGCTCACCGCCGCCTACCGCCGCCGGCCCTGGCCGCCCGGCCTGCATGCAACGCCCGGGACCCCCTCCAGGCCCGCCCCCCGGCCCGTCCCCGGCCCCGACACGAGCCCCGACGCGAGCCCCGACGCGAGCCCGGACACCGGCCAGGGCGAGGCGAGGGCGGAGGCGCGAGAGCCGGGTGACGCCGACGCGGCGACGGTCGTCGAGTTGCCCCGCACGGCGGTCATGGCGAGGGCGCCTCAGGGGGCGGCGGCGCCGCGCGTGGAGGGGACGGCGGGCGCGGCCGGGGCGGTGCGGGCCCGGGGGCGGGCCTACCGGGCGGTGGCCGGGCTGGCGGCGGCGTGCGCGGCGGTCGCCGTCGGCCTCGGCGCGCTCGCCCTGGACGCCCGCCGCGACGCCGCCGGCCTCGCCGCCGTCAACCACCGGCTCAGCGACGCCAACGACCGCCTCATCGCGGCCAACGACCGGCTGAGCGCCGTCAACGAGCGCCTCACCGGCGTCAACGACCGCCTCGGCGCCGCCGGCCGGCAGGTCGTCGCCGTGTTGTCCGCGCCGGACGCGAGGACGGTCCGCCATCCGGCCACCTCGGGCGGCACCGCCACCCTGGTGCTCTCGCGCTCGGCGGCCCGCCTGCTGTTCACCACCTCCGGCCTGCCCGAGCTGCCCGCCTCGAAGGGCTACGAGCTGTGGCTGACGGGCCGGGACGGGCCGCGCCCGGCCGGGCTCCTGGGCCGCGCCGAGGAGGGCGTCACCGCGCCCGTGGTGGTCACGCCGCGTCCCGGCGAGGCGCGGGTGGCGCTCACGGTCGAGCCCGCGCGCGGCTCGCGGCGGCCGACCACCGCGCCGGTCCTGCTGGCGGACCTGCCCGGCGCGTGA
- a CDS encoding M64 family metallopeptidase, protein MRRSAALLPAVVLLCAALSPAPAAAAEPGAATVVPVQVTGPPAKRFNLIVMGDGYTEADQAKFRADVDRHLNVMWSIEPFKSYRNYVNVYRIDIVSGESGVSCDPGLDAPRRTTPLSMGFWGRCNPASVQRLITMDNAAATRYADLVTGATSGNRQILALANSGTYGGAGGSYATASGSNSMSALISPHELGHSLGGLQDEYDYYQRGVPGGAYTGPEPASAHHTLLTEQQLRDQRRKWWRWLGEPSESGGPIGRYEGGLYYTSGVWRPSAHSMMKTLGYYYDQVAREVMTQRITAKTAVVQDATPAGAPVGADRVLWVEPMRPVSHSLTTTWSVDGRVLPGDRDALDLRTLGLAPGTHTVTATVADPTGFVRDPAIRAALTGTRTWSVDTALTTPPDGTEPAVVSSTPTDRPLGRADVVHVETTHPAAEIPRITWTLDGKETEGGTELDLGALGLAAGGHTLTASLGGRTLTWQVDAEPPVTAYELSQPLARAGDTYVYNGPFTMRLTGADDRAGHVVAESRVDGDGWFNYFGWPTSSELPWTFSEQGTVIDSLVYGKLPRGRHTVEYRSIDAAGNTGAARSFTVTTIAPPPACTRTLTGEHRGPLAAAAGVTCLDHAQVTGPVTVRPGASLVATGGRVTGALAAADPAAVHLLGARVEGALTVSGAGELVVVGAEVRGAALLTGNTAPVLSGTTVRGALACSGNTAAPADLGVPNDLAGAGAGQCGRLSHGVQGGAYEAVQHLGQ, encoded by the coding sequence ATGCGTAGATCAGCGGCCCTGCTCCCGGCCGTCGTCCTGCTGTGCGCGGCGCTGTCCCCGGCCCCGGCCGCCGCCGCGGAGCCCGGCGCCGCGACGGTCGTGCCCGTGCAGGTCACCGGCCCGCCGGCCAAGCGGTTCAACCTCATCGTCATGGGCGACGGCTACACCGAGGCCGACCAGGCGAAGTTCCGGGCCGACGTGGACCGGCACCTCAACGTCATGTGGTCGATCGAGCCGTTCAAGTCCTACCGGAACTACGTCAACGTCTACCGGATCGACATCGTCTCCGGCGAGTCCGGCGTCAGCTGCGACCCCGGCCTCGACGCCCCGCGCCGCACCACCCCGCTGAGCATGGGCTTCTGGGGCCGCTGCAACCCGGCGAGCGTCCAGCGCCTCATCACCATGGACAACGCCGCCGCCACCCGCTACGCCGACCTGGTGACCGGCGCCACGTCCGGCAACCGGCAGATCCTCGCCCTGGCCAACAGCGGCACCTACGGCGGCGCCGGCGGCTCGTACGCCACCGCCTCGGGCAGCAACAGCATGTCGGCCCTGATCAGCCCGCACGAGCTGGGCCACTCGCTGGGCGGCCTGCAGGACGAGTACGACTACTACCAGCGCGGCGTCCCCGGCGGCGCCTACACCGGCCCCGAGCCGGCCAGCGCCCACCACACCCTGCTCACCGAGCAACAGCTCCGCGACCAGCGGCGCAAGTGGTGGCGCTGGCTGGGCGAGCCGAGCGAGTCCGGCGGCCCGATCGGCCGCTACGAGGGCGGCCTCTACTACACGAGCGGCGTGTGGCGGCCGAGCGCGCACTCGATGATGAAGACCCTCGGCTACTACTACGACCAGGTCGCCCGCGAGGTGATGACGCAGCGCATCACCGCCAAGACCGCCGTCGTCCAGGACGCGACGCCGGCCGGCGCGCCCGTCGGGGCCGACCGGGTCCTGTGGGTGGAGCCGATGCGCCCGGTCAGCCACTCGCTGACGACCACCTGGAGCGTGGACGGCCGCGTCCTGCCCGGCGACCGCGACGCGCTCGACCTGCGCACGCTGGGTCTCGCGCCGGGCACGCACACGGTCACGGCCACCGTCGCCGACCCGACCGGCTTCGTCCGCGACCCGGCGATCAGGGCCGCGCTCACCGGCACCCGCACCTGGAGCGTGGACACCGCGCTCACCACCCCGCCCGACGGGACCGAGCCCGCCGTCGTCTCCTCGACGCCCACGGACCGGCCGCTCGGCCGCGCCGACGTCGTCCACGTCGAGACCACCCACCCCGCCGCGGAGATCCCCCGGATCACCTGGACGCTCGACGGGAAGGAGACCGAGGGCGGCACCGAGCTGGACCTCGGCGCGCTCGGCCTGGCGGCGGGCGGCCACACCCTCACCGCGTCGCTCGGCGGGCGCACGCTCACCTGGCAGGTCGACGCCGAGCCGCCGGTCACGGCGTACGAGCTGTCGCAGCCGCTGGCCCGCGCCGGCGACACCTACGTCTACAACGGCCCCTTCACCATGCGGCTCACCGGCGCCGACGACCGCGCCGGCCACGTGGTCGCGGAGTCGCGGGTGGACGGCGACGGCTGGTTCAACTACTTCGGCTGGCCCACCTCCTCCGAGCTGCCGTGGACGTTCTCCGAGCAGGGCACTGTCATCGACTCGCTGGTGTACGGCAAGCTGCCGCGCGGCCGCCACACGGTCGAGTACCGCTCGATCGACGCGGCCGGCAACACGGGCGCGGCGAGGAGCTTCACCGTCACCACGATCGCCCCGCCGCCCGCCTGCACCCGCACGCTCACCGGCGAGCACCGGGGCCCGCTGGCCGCCGCCGCCGGCGTCACCTGCCTCGACCACGCGCAGGTCACCGGCCCGGTCACGGTCCGCCCCGGCGCGTCGCTGGTGGCCACCGGCGGGCGCGTCACGGGCGCGCTGGCCGCCGCGGACCCGGCCGCCGTGCACCTGCTCGGCGCCCGCGTCGAGGGCGCGCTGACCGTCTCGGGGGCCGGGGAGCTGGTGGTCGTGGGAGCCGAGGTGCGCGGCGCGGCGCTGCTGACCGGCAACACCGCGCCGGTCCTGTCCGGCACCACGGTCAGGGGCGCGCTCGCCTGCTCGGGCAACACCGCCGCCCCCGCCGACCTCGGCGTCCCGAACGACCTGGCCGGCGCCGGGGCCGGGCAGTGCGGCCGGCTATCCCACGGCGTCCAGGGAGGGGCGTACGAGGCGGTCCAGCACCTGGGACAGTGA